In the Bacillota bacterium LX-D genome, one interval contains:
- the yqeK gene encoding bis(5'-nucleosyl)-tetraphosphatase (symmetrical) YqeK: MENIKQLIQAENKLIAILHKRLSSKRMNHTLNVAQTAAELAAVNQINCKKAVKAGLLHDYARELSSDELLILAKEAKWPFHPMEQHIPILLHGPVAAYLVNRDLKISDQQILKAIQYHTTGCPGMDKLSQIVYIADMIEPGRNYEGVEKLRHLAYEDLRTAFLQCLEHSIFYIIKQGGLLHPLTVEARNDLILTK; the protein is encoded by the coding sequence ATGGAAAATATTAAACAATTAATTCAAGCAGAAAATAAACTAATTGCAATTTTACACAAAAGATTATCCTCCAAAAGAATGAACCATACTCTAAATGTTGCTCAAACTGCAGCTGAGCTAGCTGCTGTTAACCAAATAAATTGTAAAAAAGCAGTCAAGGCCGGATTACTCCATGATTATGCTCGAGAACTTTCTTCTGATGAGCTATTAATTTTAGCTAAGGAAGCTAAGTGGCCTTTTCACCCTATGGAACAGCACATACCAATTCTACTCCATGGACCAGTGGCTGCTTACCTTGTTAATAGGGATTTAAAAATTTCTGATCAACAGATCTTAAAAGCTATCCAATATCATACTACAGGATGTCCGGGAATGGACAAACTGTCGCAAATTGTTTATATAGCAGATATGATTGAACCAGGAAGGAATTATGAAGGCGTGGAAAAGCTGCGGCACCTTGCTTACGAGGATTTAAGAACAGCATTTTTACAATGTTTAGAACATAGTATTTTTTATATTATCAAACAAGGCGGCTTACTTCATCCTTTAACAGTAGAAGCACGCAATGATTTAATATTGACTAAATAA
- the rsfS gene encoding ribosome silencing factor, whose translation MEIQDKVSLIVQALYDKKGVDIVALKLQGLTLVADYFIIASGRSTNQVQALAKNVMDELGKSEIKELRVEGYREGRWVLLDYSDVVVHIFLDEARQFYGLERLWGDAEHVQLTFDN comes from the coding sequence ATGGAGATTCAGGATAAAGTATCTTTAATCGTTCAGGCATTGTATGATAAAAAAGGAGTAGATATAGTTGCTCTAAAACTGCAGGGTTTAACCTTAGTGGCAGATTATTTTATCATTGCCAGCGGCAGGTCAACAAACCAGGTACAAGCTTTAGCGAAGAATGTAATGGATGAATTAGGAAAATCAGAAATCAAGGAACTACGAGTAGAAGGTTATCGCGAAGGTCGTTGGGTTCTTTTAGATTATAGCGATGTAGTGGTCCATATTTTCTTGGATGAAGCAAGGCAGTTCTACGGTTTAGAAAGGCTATGGGGAGATGCTGAGCATGTCCAATTGACTTTCGATAATTAA
- the leuS gene encoding leucine--tRNA ligase, with product MEERYLFSEIEPKWQQKWDDEKLYKTEEDLTKEKYYVLEMFPYPSGNLHMGHVRNYSIGDVVARFKTMQGFNVIHPMGWDSFGLPAENAAIQRKIHPADWTWDNISNMKRQLKSIGLSYNWDREVATCHPDYYKWTQWLFLQFYKKGLVYKKKAAVNWCPSCATVLANEQVVDGKCERCDSTVEKKDLAQWFMKITDYAERLLDDLEKLPGWPEKVKIMQHNWIGKSNGAEVTFQTEAGHNLTVFTTRPDTIFGVTYMVIAPEHPLVAELTKGSPQEESIQDFVKKVKNMSNIDRMSTDMEKEGMFTGAYAINPLSGEKIPIYVANYVLMEYGTGIVMGVPAHDQRDFEFAKKYQLPIKIVIQPEDADLNSQEMTQAFPAVGVVVNSGEFNGLQSDVALEKIVAYMEEKGIGRKQVNYRLRDWLISRQRYWGAPIPFVYCEHCGVVPVPEEELPVLLPTDVEFKPGGASPLTTSPTFMNTTCPKCGGKATRETDTMDTFVDSSWYFLRYCDPKNTETPFEKDKVDYWMNVDQYIGGVEHAILHLMYARFFTKVLYDLGMVSCEEPFQNLLTQGMVLKDGSKMSKSKGNVVSPEEIINQYGADTARLFILFAAPPERDLEWSDQGVEGCYRFLNRVWRLVYSYAAKVKSLEAVDKAENKADKELRRLTHAVIKKVTEDIGERFNFNTAISSIMEMVNGLHQYRDNVAEGEQNLSLVKFSLNQLVLLLAPFAPHIAEELWTSLGAETSVHLEAWPKYEQQALEMDEITIVVQISGKVRDKIDVPRGLGKEELEAKILAEPKVNKYIAGKQVVKVVIVPDKLVNVVVK from the coding sequence TTGGAAGAACGCTATTTATTTTCGGAAATCGAACCCAAATGGCAACAAAAATGGGATGACGAAAAGTTATATAAAACAGAAGAAGATTTAACGAAGGAAAAATATTACGTTTTAGAAATGTTTCCTTACCCTTCAGGCAATTTGCATATGGGACACGTGCGGAATTACTCCATTGGTGACGTAGTAGCCAGGTTTAAAACTATGCAGGGCTTTAACGTAATCCATCCAATGGGTTGGGATTCTTTCGGCTTGCCGGCTGAAAATGCTGCCATTCAAAGAAAAATTCACCCTGCAGACTGGACCTGGGATAATATTAGCAATATGAAACGCCAACTGAAATCTATAGGCCTTAGCTACAATTGGGATCGGGAAGTAGCAACTTGCCACCCAGACTACTATAAATGGACCCAATGGCTTTTCTTACAATTTTATAAGAAAGGTTTAGTCTATAAAAAGAAGGCAGCTGTTAATTGGTGCCCATCCTGCGCAACTGTGCTGGCTAATGAACAGGTAGTGGACGGTAAATGCGAACGCTGTGACAGCACTGTAGAGAAAAAAGATTTAGCCCAATGGTTTATGAAAATTACAGATTATGCTGAGCGTTTGCTCGATGACTTGGAAAAACTACCGGGCTGGCCCGAAAAAGTTAAAATCATGCAGCATAACTGGATTGGCAAAAGTAATGGGGCAGAAGTGACGTTCCAGACAGAAGCGGGACATAATTTAACTGTGTTTACAACTCGGCCTGATACAATCTTTGGAGTTACATATATGGTCATAGCTCCTGAACATCCTTTAGTGGCAGAACTAACCAAAGGCAGTCCACAGGAAGAAAGTATTCAGGATTTTGTCAAAAAAGTAAAGAATATGTCCAACATTGATCGCATGTCTACGGATATGGAAAAAGAGGGCATGTTTACCGGAGCTTATGCTATAAATCCTTTAAGCGGGGAAAAAATACCAATTTATGTGGCAAATTATGTATTAATGGAATATGGTACTGGAATTGTCATGGGTGTTCCTGCTCACGATCAGCGGGATTTTGAATTTGCTAAAAAGTATCAATTGCCCATTAAAATAGTAATTCAACCGGAAGATGCAGATTTAAATTCCCAGGAAATGACTCAGGCCTTTCCAGCAGTTGGCGTTGTGGTTAATTCAGGGGAATTTAATGGACTCCAAAGCGATGTTGCTTTAGAAAAAATAGTAGCATACATGGAAGAAAAAGGAATTGGGCGTAAGCAAGTTAACTATCGTTTACGGGACTGGCTTATTTCCCGACAAAGATATTGGGGAGCTCCCATTCCTTTTGTTTATTGTGAACACTGCGGCGTTGTACCAGTACCTGAAGAAGAATTGCCGGTACTGCTGCCAACGGATGTGGAATTTAAGCCTGGTGGAGCTTCACCTTTAACAACTAGCCCAACCTTTATGAATACAACTTGTCCAAAGTGTGGTGGTAAGGCTACTCGAGAAACAGATACGATGGATACTTTTGTGGATTCTTCCTGGTATTTTCTAAGGTATTGCGATCCCAAAAACACAGAAACTCCTTTTGAAAAAGATAAAGTTGATTATTGGATGAATGTGGATCAGTATATCGGCGGTGTAGAACATGCTATTTTACATTTAATGTACGCTCGCTTTTTCACTAAAGTGCTATACGATTTAGGCATGGTAAGTTGTGAAGAGCCTTTTCAAAACCTATTGACCCAGGGCATGGTGCTGAAGGATGGTAGTAAAATGTCTAAATCCAAGGGGAATGTAGTTAGCCCTGAGGAAATTATTAACCAATATGGTGCAGATACAGCCCGGTTATTTATTCTATTTGCTGCTCCCCCCGAAAGGGACTTGGAATGGAGCGACCAAGGAGTAGAAGGCTGTTATCGCTTCCTAAACAGAGTTTGGCGTTTAGTTTATAGCTATGCTGCCAAAGTTAAATCCCTGGAGGCGGTGGATAAGGCTGAGAATAAAGCTGACAAAGAATTAAGGCGTTTAACTCATGCAGTTATTAAAAAAGTTACTGAAGATATTGGTGAACGCTTCAACTTTAATACAGCCATTAGTTCTATAATGGAAATGGTTAACGGTCTCCACCAATACCGGGATAATGTGGCTGAAGGAGAACAAAACCTATCTTTAGTAAAATTCAGCCTGAATCAATTAGTACTTCTCCTAGCTCCCTTTGCTCCCCACATTGCCGAAGAACTCTGGACATCCTTAGGGGCTGAAACTAGTGTTCATCTGGAAGCTTGGCCTAAATATGAACAGCAGGCCTTAGAAATGGACGAAATTACAATAGTTGTGCAAATCTCCGGCAAAGTTCGAGATAAAATTGATGTACCTAGAGGCCTTGGAAAGGAAGAGCTGGAAGCCAAGATCCTTGCGGAGCCAAAGGTGAATAAATATATTGCAGGTAAACAAGTGGTTAAAGTTGTTATAGTACCGGATAAATTAGTAAATGTAGTAGTAAAATAG
- a CDS encoding ComEA family DNA-binding protein, whose product MWQQLPKQIKSLIVVLAAALVFGTGLLAAQFFHRDSNGEKEFVIDEANKTAESSTAQGNSDEQAVSQEIKIHVTGAVQKPGVYQLLAGARVQDAVNLAEPLPNANLDALNLAAPLNDGQKVTVPKKGEKVDESLISAGVTGGEVPEGSSTDGKVNLNTATLADLDGLPGVGPATAQRIIDYRTAHGGFKKVEELDEVSGIGPKKLVQLKDLVTVY is encoded by the coding sequence ATGTGGCAGCAGCTTCCAAAGCAAATTAAATCCTTAATTGTTGTCTTAGCGGCAGCTCTGGTGTTTGGCACAGGTTTATTAGCTGCGCAATTTTTTCATAGGGATAGTAATGGGGAAAAGGAATTTGTGATTGATGAAGCTAATAAAACTGCAGAAAGTTCTACTGCCCAAGGAAATTCCGATGAGCAGGCTGTTTCTCAGGAAATTAAAATTCATGTTACTGGTGCTGTGCAAAAACCTGGGGTTTATCAGCTTCTAGCAGGTGCTCGAGTCCAGGATGCCGTCAATTTGGCAGAACCTTTACCCAATGCTAATTTAGATGCTTTAAACTTAGCAGCTCCTTTAAATGACGGACAAAAAGTTACGGTGCCCAAAAAAGGTGAAAAAGTAGATGAGTCCTTAATCTCTGCTGGTGTAACTGGCGGGGAGGTACCAGAGGGAAGCAGCACAGATGGGAAAGTAAACCTAAATACGGCAACCTTAGCTGATTTAGATGGACTTCCGGGTGTTGGTCCTGCCACTGCCCAAAGAATAATTGACTATCGGACAGCCCATGGGGGTTTTAAAAAAGTAGAAGAATTAGATGAGGTTTCTGGTATTGGACCTAAAAAATTAGTACAATTGAAAGATTTAGTAACAGTTTATTAA
- a CDS encoding DNA internalization-related competence protein ComEC/Rec2, which yields MQRFIVWGVSAYILGILAIQNNIYLFTVLFLGELWLYSVFISPKGLRQRNLLLFLNVFVLLGLGRTIWINKSLETLPINPGKEVTFQGQVRAEPQYYSGRTVYVVNLLQTNGKLSRKKVLVNVVDTKPSPYEYGDILKITGKVELPKRAKNSGEFDYRWYLKRQGILVQTYLRPSQINLIRQDLGNPLYKLALLVKARTERTVNKYLPQTEANIFNSIFFGDKGLLTDEQKDMFSRLGIMHVFAVSGSNVAVVLLFLQYLSILLRLKPTLDKTLLICGLGFYALLTGLSAVVLRATLMAMGILCAKWFLRQWDFYSGLAGAALLILLINPLTLFDSGFQLSFTVTWGLIYLGALFNGIGKSLPFFQTYLAPVLTAQIATLPLTAYYFNLISLTAVLTNLVVVPAIGILVLLGMGVLILVLIFPPLAVPFIYSSGFILKILVASLMWLGKFPWNALPVKTPSIYLIIGIFLCLIALVEIKKKQEIEQKYPQAIPIVLIIFLLLNVGYFVPNYRQPNLEVTFIDVGQGDAIFIATPKGKKLLLDGGGQNFTGAFNAGEKIVVPYLIRRGIFKLDGIISSHPDTDHISGLFPVLETLKINTLFIPPTASFGQEYKNLIKLAQNEDCRIQELTAGQTIKLDEGKVLLEVLNPPGKKLETTKSTSNNNSLVIRLVYGKATFLLSGDLEEEGMEQIYQQKKLLEAVVFKVPHHGSKYAFHENFLGQIHPQIVVFTVGKNNFGHPAKEIIDYWQQQKVRILRTDWDGAITFRTNGSKIYVQTMGREKVAD from the coding sequence GTGCAGCGTTTTATAGTTTGGGGAGTTTCCGCCTATATTTTAGGTATTCTAGCTATCCAAAACAATATTTATCTTTTTACAGTTTTATTTCTAGGGGAATTATGGCTTTATTCTGTATTTATAAGCCCTAAAGGTCTAAGACAAAGGAATTTACTGCTGTTCCTTAATGTTTTTGTGCTTTTAGGCTTAGGCAGGACAATTTGGATTAATAAATCGTTAGAAACCTTACCTATAAATCCAGGAAAAGAAGTTACTTTTCAAGGACAAGTAAGAGCCGAACCTCAGTATTATTCAGGCCGCACTGTCTATGTAGTTAATTTGCTGCAGACTAACGGTAAGCTTAGTCGGAAAAAAGTTTTAGTTAATGTGGTGGATACTAAGCCGTCGCCCTATGAGTACGGAGATATCTTAAAGATAACGGGAAAAGTAGAGCTGCCGAAAAGAGCTAAAAATTCAGGTGAATTTGATTATCGATGGTATTTAAAACGCCAAGGTATTTTAGTGCAAACTTATCTAAGACCTAGCCAAATAAATTTAATTAGACAAGATTTAGGTAATCCTTTGTACAAGCTTGCCTTGTTGGTTAAAGCAAGAACAGAAAGAACAGTGAACAAGTATTTGCCCCAGACAGAGGCTAATATTTTTAATTCTATTTTCTTTGGCGATAAAGGGTTGCTGACTGATGAACAAAAGGATATGTTTTCCCGGCTGGGGATTATGCACGTTTTTGCAGTTTCTGGCTCAAATGTGGCGGTAGTTCTACTGTTTCTCCAATATTTGAGTATACTGTTGCGGCTAAAGCCCACATTGGATAAAACCTTGCTCATTTGTGGCTTAGGATTCTATGCTTTACTTACAGGTTTATCAGCAGTTGTCCTGAGAGCAACCCTAATGGCCATGGGTATTCTATGTGCTAAGTGGTTTTTGCGCCAATGGGATTTTTATAGTGGTTTAGCCGGGGCTGCCTTACTTATTTTACTTATTAATCCTTTAACCTTATTTGACAGCGGTTTTCAGCTTTCCTTTACAGTTACTTGGGGGCTAATTTACCTAGGTGCTTTATTTAATGGTATTGGAAAATCCCTTCCCTTTTTCCAAACTTACCTGGCACCAGTTTTAACTGCCCAAATTGCTACTCTGCCCTTAACAGCTTATTACTTTAATCTTATTTCTTTGACAGCTGTATTGACTAATTTAGTTGTTGTTCCGGCAATAGGAATATTGGTCTTACTAGGTATGGGTGTATTGATTCTAGTGCTGATTTTTCCCCCTTTAGCGGTGCCTTTTATTTATAGTTCCGGTTTTATACTAAAAATATTAGTAGCTTCCCTGATGTGGCTGGGAAAGTTTCCTTGGAACGCACTGCCCGTCAAAACTCCCAGTATTTATTTAATCATAGGAATTTTCCTTTGTTTAATTGCTTTAGTGGAAATAAAAAAGAAGCAAGAAATTGAGCAAAAATATCCGCAAGCTATACCCATAGTATTAATAATTTTCCTGCTGCTTAATGTGGGCTATTTTGTACCTAACTACCGACAACCTAATTTAGAAGTAACTTTCATTGATGTTGGACAAGGAGATGCAATTTTTATTGCTACTCCAAAAGGGAAAAAATTGCTCTTAGATGGAGGAGGACAAAATTTTACAGGAGCTTTTAATGCTGGAGAAAAAATTGTTGTACCTTATTTAATTAGAAGAGGAATTTTCAAACTCGACGGTATTATCAGTTCTCATCCTGATACAGACCATATTTCTGGCTTATTTCCTGTACTTGAAACTTTAAAAATAAATACTCTCTTCATCCCTCCAACTGCATCTTTTGGCCAGGAATACAAAAATCTTATTAAATTGGCTCAAAATGAAGATTGCAGAATCCAAGAACTTACAGCCGGACAAACCATTAAGCTGGATGAGGGTAAAGTGCTTTTGGAAGTCTTAAATCCTCCTGGCAAGAAGCTTGAAACTACTAAAAGTACCAGCAATAACAATAGCTTAGTAATTAGACTTGTGTATGGTAAAGCAACTTTTTTACTATCTGGTGATCTGGAAGAGGAGGGGATGGAACAAATTTACCAACAAAAAAAACTACTGGAAGCAGTAGTATTTAAAGTGCCCCATCATGGCAGCAAATATGCTTTTCATGAAAATTTCTTAGGCCAAATTCATCCCCAAATTGTTGTATTTACAGTTGGTAAAAATAATTTTGGTCATCCGGCAAAGGAAATAATAGATTACTGGCAGCAGCAGAAAGTAAGAATTCTGCGTACAGATTGGGATGGAGCTATTACTTTTCGCACCAACGGCTCAAAAATATATGTACAAACAATGGGACGGGAAAAAGTTGCTGATTAG
- a CDS encoding rod shape-determining protein: MVIKLKPSWSFGLTRDLGIDLGTANTLVYVKGKGIVIREPSVVAIDTNTNSVLAVGSAAKEMLGRTPSNIIATRPLREGAIADFEATRKMINYFIEKILGKNPLLKPRVIISIPFGTTQVEKRAVVEAAQQAGAKEVFLVEEPLAAAIGADLPVQDPVGSMIVNIGGGTTEIAVIALGGIVQGISVRSGGDALNHSIVEHIRRNYRMEIGERTGENIKIEMGFAVNPDPQMRTEIKGISLKNGLPMSMEITAEEVTQAMEEPITNMLSGIKRIYEKIPAQLASDIIDRGITLSGGGALLRNMDQLISQEMHLPVVITEDPMACVAIGTGKIIRHMSTLTKLALYHA; encoded by the coding sequence TTGGTCATAAAACTTAAACCATCTTGGAGTTTTGGTCTCACCAGGGACTTGGGCATAGATTTAGGAACAGCCAATACCTTAGTTTACGTAAAGGGAAAAGGTATTGTGATTCGAGAACCATCTGTTGTAGCCATAGATACTAATACTAATTCCGTTTTAGCCGTAGGTTCTGCTGCTAAAGAAATGTTAGGCCGTACTCCTAGTAATATTATTGCAACCCGTCCTTTAAGAGAAGGAGCAATAGCAGATTTTGAAGCAACCCGCAAAATGATTAACTATTTTATTGAAAAAATTTTAGGGAAAAATCCACTACTGAAACCTAGAGTCATTATTAGTATTCCTTTTGGAACTACTCAAGTTGAAAAAAGAGCCGTAGTGGAGGCAGCTCAACAAGCTGGTGCCAAAGAGGTTTTTTTAGTAGAGGAACCTTTAGCAGCAGCTATTGGTGCGGATCTTCCAGTACAAGATCCTGTAGGAAGTATGATTGTAAATATAGGGGGGGGCACTACGGAAATAGCAGTTATTGCCTTAGGAGGCATTGTTCAAGGTATTTCCGTACGAAGCGGCGGCGACGCATTAAATCATTCTATTGTTGAACATATCCGAAGGAATTACCGCATGGAAATAGGTGAACGGACAGGAGAAAATATTAAAATTGAAATGGGTTTTGCCGTAAATCCTGACCCTCAAATGCGCACTGAAATTAAAGGTATAAGCTTAAAAAATGGTCTTCCCATGTCTATGGAAATAACAGCAGAAGAAGTAACTCAAGCAATGGAAGAGCCTATTACCAACATGCTGTCGGGAATTAAAAGAATCTATGAAAAAATTCCTGCTCAGCTGGCTTCTGATATTATTGACCGAGGCATTACTTTGTCTGGCGGTGGAGCTCTTTTAAGAAATATGGATCAACTTATTAGCCAAGAAATGCACTTGCCCGTTGTCATAACTGAGGACCCAATGGCCTGTGTAGCCATAGGGACAGGAAAAATAATCCGCCACATGAGCACTTTAACTAAACTTGCTTTATATCATGCATAA
- the holA gene encoding DNA polymerase III subunit delta encodes MNYHDFKSKITAGQIAPIYLFHGEEEHSKEEAVNFFKKAVLGDLQDNMALEILGEDNSLESILEAANTFPLFTHKKLVLVQNSTLFLTKKGQNKAEETGKEKELLTGYLANPSPLSKIAFVIKGKADSRKKLFQVLAKQDLTIEFKQLRGQELLNWTKGKFLERKKKINYAVLDYLLACQGNNLAVLQQEIDKICLYLGDETEEVPLEVVQNLVSKTSQTTIFNLVDAFVEQKGAKAIQYCRDLVKMGEPEILIVYMLARQFRLILEAKLLLAKGYHQSQLPQMLQTQSFTISKVVKQGQRYHVPELISNLEKLLELDIALKTGQGNRSMLLELTVAELCKGT; translated from the coding sequence ATGAATTATCATGATTTTAAATCTAAAATTACTGCAGGCCAAATAGCTCCTATTTATCTTTTCCATGGAGAAGAAGAACATTCAAAAGAAGAAGCTGTAAATTTTTTCAAAAAAGCTGTCTTAGGTGATTTACAAGATAATATGGCCTTAGAAATCCTAGGTGAAGATAATTCCCTAGAGAGTATTTTAGAAGCTGCTAATACTTTTCCCTTATTTACCCACAAAAAATTAGTCTTAGTGCAAAATTCCACTTTGTTTTTAACTAAGAAAGGTCAAAATAAGGCGGAGGAAACTGGTAAGGAAAAAGAGCTTCTCACCGGCTATTTAGCAAATCCTTCACCATTAAGTAAGATAGCTTTTGTTATAAAAGGCAAAGCCGACAGCAGAAAAAAACTTTTTCAAGTTTTAGCTAAACAGGACTTAACCATCGAATTTAAACAGTTAAGAGGGCAGGAACTCCTTAATTGGACTAAGGGAAAGTTTTTAGAAAGAAAGAAAAAAATTAATTATGCTGTCCTAGATTACCTTTTAGCCTGCCAAGGAAATAACTTAGCAGTACTTCAACAGGAAATAGATAAAATTTGCTTATACTTAGGAGATGAAACAGAGGAAGTACCTTTGGAAGTAGTACAAAACTTAGTTAGTAAAACATCTCAAACTACTATTTTCAACTTAGTAGATGCTTTTGTTGAACAAAAGGGAGCTAAAGCAATTCAGTATTGCCGCGACTTAGTCAAAATGGGCGAACCGGAAATACTAATTGTCTATATGCTGGCTAGGCAATTTCGCTTAATCTTAGAAGCAAAGCTTCTTTTGGCTAAAGGTTATCATCAAAGCCAATTACCGCAAATGCTCCAGACTCAATCCTTTACAATTAGTAAAGTTGTGAAGCAAGGACAGCGTTACCATGTTCCTGAGCTAATTAGCAATTTAGAAAAACTACTAGAGTTAGATATTGCTTTAAAAACAGGACAAGGAAACCGCAGCATGCTTTTAGAGTTGACAGTAGCAGAACTATGTAAAGGAACATAG
- the rpsT gene encoding 30S ribosomal protein S20, with amino-acid sequence MPNIKSASKRVEIARQRTLRNVALKSNLKTVIKRFVEAVESKDLEKSKTTLLRALRTVDKAASKGLIHKNTAARKKSRLQKLFNTSAS; translated from the coding sequence GTGCCTAATATCAAATCTGCTTCTAAAAGAGTTGAAATTGCTCGTCAACGTACTTTAAGAAATGTAGCTTTAAAATCTAACTTAAAAACAGTAATTAAGCGTTTTGTTGAGGCCGTTGAAAGCAAGGATCTAGAAAAATCAAAAACTACTTTACTCCGTGCTCTTCGGACTGTGGATAAAGCAGCTAGCAAAGGTTTAATTCACAAAAATACAGCTGCCAGAAAAAAATCTCGTTTGCAGAAATTGTTTAACACCTCCGCAAGCTAA
- a CDS encoding phage holin family protein, with translation MASNILGTIIRFIVSALVLLVVGWLLPGITVNGFTGALLAAIVIAVLGYIVEAMLGKSISPRSRGIVGFITAAVVIYLAQFIVPNYLSVNILGALLAAFVVGIIDAFVPTEVR, from the coding sequence ATGGCAAGCAATATTTTAGGAACAATTATTAGATTTATTGTTTCTGCACTAGTGTTACTAGTCGTAGGTTGGCTGCTGCCCGGTATTACCGTTAATGGATTTACAGGGGCACTTTTAGCAGCTATTGTAATTGCAGTTTTAGGTTATATTGTTGAAGCTATGCTGGGTAAATCCATTTCCCCACGTAGTAGAGGAATTGTCGGATTTATTACGGCTGCTGTAGTTATTTACTTAGCTCAATTCATAGTTCCAAATTACTTGAGTGTAAATATCTTAGGAGCGTTGCTGGCAGCTTTTGTTGTTGGAATTATAGATGCCTTTGTACCAACAGAAGTTAGATAA
- a CDS encoding stage II sporulation protein P, with protein MKPIFIVRTSFKIKNIVFGFVKLAALITIAWLLGRGFAFAVEAPFSMLDKTLGKIVTVNNSKHILLETMPILYPSADLEKDAVNSIIPNPKNLFLFLTNPNINGPGDYLGSELKLLKSTGDEAAAVSTGIYADTEEEYIPELQPESTSSELLSKENMKNLEKNGNPLVAIYTTHNAETYIPTDGTDKLEGQNAGISKVAATLAQALKNRQIETIRATVIHDYPSFPKSYNNSEKTFRTMLQGNSSLKVIIDVHRDAGVKKREVVKIDGQKVAKIMLIVGSNARLKHPNWQQNKKFAAEIVKKMNQMYPGLSKGYRVQSGRYNQHLHSHAILIEVGSAKNSLEEAERSVSLFADVLTAILAEMKN; from the coding sequence TTGAAGCCTATATTTATTGTACGCACTTCTTTTAAAATTAAAAATATTGTTTTTGGTTTTGTAAAATTAGCTGCATTAATTACAATAGCTTGGCTATTAGGCAGAGGGTTTGCATTTGCCGTTGAAGCACCTTTTTCTATGTTGGACAAGACGTTGGGCAAAATAGTTACGGTTAACAATTCCAAACACATACTGCTGGAAACAATGCCTATCCTTTATCCTAGTGCCGATCTAGAAAAAGATGCTGTAAACAGTATTATCCCCAACCCTAAAAATCTATTCCTATTTCTAACTAATCCTAATATAAATGGACCAGGGGATTATTTAGGATCTGAATTAAAACTTCTGAAATCAACAGGGGATGAGGCGGCAGCCGTTTCTACAGGTATTTATGCAGATACGGAAGAGGAGTATATTCCAGAACTTCAACCAGAATCAACATCATCGGAACTTTTATCTAAAGAGAATATGAAGAACTTAGAAAAAAATGGAAATCCCTTAGTAGCAATTTATACAACACATAATGCAGAGACATATATTCCTACTGATGGAACGGACAAACTGGAAGGACAAAATGCAGGTATTTCCAAAGTTGCAGCTACCCTGGCCCAAGCTTTAAAAAATAGACAAATAGAAACAATTCGAGCCACAGTTATTCATGACTACCCAAGCTTTCCTAAGTCTTATAATAACTCGGAAAAAACATTTCGCACAATGCTGCAGGGAAATAGCAGCTTAAAAGTAATTATAGATGTGCACAGGGATGCGGGAGTTAAAAAAAGAGAAGTAGTCAAAATAGATGGTCAAAAAGTGGCTAAAATTATGCTTATCGTAGGCAGCAACGCCCGTCTTAAGCACCCTAATTGGCAGCAAAACAAAAAATTTGCAGCTGAAATCGTTAAAAAAATGAATCAAATGTATCCCGGCCTATCCAAAGGCTATCGAGTACAAAGCGGTAGGTATAATCAACATCTTCATTCTCACGCCATTCTAATTGAAGTTGGTAGCGCCAAAAATTCCCTGGAAGAAGCCGAAAGGTCCGTAAGTTTGTTTGCCGATGTTTTAACTGCTATCTTAGCCGAAATGAAAAATTAA